From Maridesulfovibrio ferrireducens, a single genomic window includes:
- a CDS encoding HD domain-containing protein: protein MSEPFKDAVGICKTIMRNGYDAYIISERLQKLTIDDKGKEIALDISTELDFKGLIKLFPNVQVAGKDEITAILTEGETTFNFYMSDTSNSSHPEECVSRMTPRLLKALEKKNEIPMSSACPYIPKAKDSYEGFAELSTGQVCFLGIPDQTLKKDYLMGIRALRFAANYNLPIENNTKASIIRACKRILDYVPIPEIMDEWRKVEAENMYTFISLLFETMLLHGLIPEIAALSRFTQIKNSKTGETETVFNHTLDVMRLYPEELPYDWFGVAACLFHDVGKVYTAEEVDGEWQFLQHHRVGAKVTRKILTRLNFPQEDVDLICDMVRNHMRFHFMLTDKGIRKFKAIDEYPRLIEMVRADIKARGSQYKEFNHNIKMLERADIPEEALDPFLNGNEIMQHTGLNPGPVVGIIRESLLTAQISGDVCTMEEAIEYVKHQANKEKLL from the coding sequence ATGAGCGAACCCTTTAAAGACGCGGTTGGAATTTGTAAAACCATTATGCGCAATGGCTATGACGCCTACATTATCAGCGAAAGGCTTCAAAAGCTTACCATTGACGATAAAGGTAAAGAAATAGCCCTCGATATTTCCACCGAACTTGATTTCAAAGGTCTAATCAAACTTTTTCCAAATGTTCAGGTCGCAGGAAAAGATGAAATAACAGCGATTCTGACAGAGGGAGAAACCACCTTCAATTTCTACATGTCGGATACCAGTAACTCTTCACATCCCGAAGAGTGCGTTTCCCGCATGACACCGAGACTGCTTAAGGCTCTGGAAAAGAAGAATGAAATTCCAATGTCTTCCGCCTGTCCTTACATCCCTAAAGCAAAAGATTCTTATGAAGGGTTTGCTGAGCTCAGCACCGGGCAAGTTTGTTTTCTCGGAATCCCTGACCAGACTCTAAAAAAAGATTACCTCATGGGAATTAGAGCGCTGCGTTTTGCTGCCAACTATAATCTTCCCATTGAAAACAATACCAAAGCATCCATCATCAGAGCATGCAAACGCATTCTCGACTATGTTCCCATCCCTGAAATTATGGATGAATGGCGCAAAGTCGAAGCAGAAAATATGTACACCTTTATTTCTCTGCTATTCGAAACAATGCTTCTGCACGGACTGATCCCTGAAATTGCTGCTCTCTCTCGCTTCACACAGATCAAAAACAGCAAAACAGGTGAAACTGAAACCGTATTCAATCACACACTTGATGTAATGCGCCTCTACCCTGAAGAACTTCCGTATGACTGGTTTGGCGTGGCAGCATGCCTTTTCCACGATGTCGGTAAAGTTTACACTGCGGAAGAAGTGGACGGCGAATGGCAGTTCCTACAGCATCACCGCGTTGGCGCTAAGGTTACCAGAAAGATTCTTACCCGCCTCAACTTCCCTCAGGAAGATGTAGACCTTATCTGCGACATGGTCCGCAATCACATGCGTTTCCATTTCATGCTGACTGATAAGGGTATCAGAAAATTCAAGGCAATTGACGAATACCCTCGTCTTATCGAAATGGTTCGTGCTGACATCAAAGCTCGCGGATCACAGTACAAAGAATTCAACCACAATATAAAAATGCTTGAACGTGCTGATATTCCAGAAGAAGCTCTTGATCCTTTCCTTAACGGAAATGAAATCATGCAGCACACCGGCCTTAACCCCGGTCCAGTTGTAGGTATCATCCGCGAATCTCTGCTCACAGCGCAGATTTCCGGAGATGTTTGCACAATGGAAGAAGCTATCGAATATGTAAAACATCAGGCAAACAAAGAAAAACTTCTTTAA